From a region of the Janthinobacterium sp. 61 genome:
- the tolB gene encoding Tol-Pal system beta propeller repeat protein TolB — protein MKKMSYVVLCAGLMLGASGAQAQLRVEITGIGSNQIPVAVASFVNESAAPQSLSGIIKADLARSGVFKLIDADAPVSETAPVSYDQWKSRGADALAAGTVQSMADGRLDVRYKLFDTIKGTQISSMNNAAAPQFNRLLAHKIADDIYEKLTGVKGAFATRIAYVTQSGREYRLEVADADGEGIQVALRSNEPIISPSWSPDGTKVAYVSFEKKKPIVYVQNLVTRQRTIVSNEKGSNSAPTWSPDGSRLAVALSRDGHTQVYTVNADGSGLRRVSNSSGIDTEPQFSADGQSIYFTSDRSGGPQIYRMSVSGGEAKRVTFGGSYNISPRISSDGKTLAYISRRDGNFQLYALDLASGQELRLSDTANDESPSFSPNGKYIMYATESGRRKSLAVVSVDGRVKQRLTTQAGNIKEPTWGPFMK, from the coding sequence ATGAAAAAAATGAGCTATGTCGTGCTCTGTGCCGGCCTGATGCTGGGAGCCTCTGGCGCCCAGGCGCAGCTGCGCGTGGAGATTACAGGGATCGGCAGCAACCAGATCCCGGTAGCTGTCGCCAGCTTTGTCAATGAATCGGCGGCGCCGCAATCGCTGTCGGGCATCATCAAGGCCGACCTTGCACGCAGCGGCGTGTTCAAGCTGATCGACGCCGATGCGCCCGTGTCGGAAACGGCGCCCGTCAGCTACGACCAATGGAAGTCGCGCGGCGCAGACGCGCTGGCAGCCGGCACCGTGCAAAGCATGGCCGATGGCCGCCTGGACGTGCGCTACAAGCTGTTCGACACCATCAAGGGCACCCAGATCTCCAGCATGAACAACGCGGCCGCGCCGCAGTTCAACCGCCTGCTGGCGCACAAAATTGCCGATGACATCTATGAGAAGCTGACGGGCGTCAAAGGCGCATTCGCCACGCGCATCGCCTACGTCACGCAATCGGGCCGCGAATACCGCCTGGAAGTGGCCGACGCCGATGGCGAAGGCATCCAGGTCGCCCTGCGCTCGAATGAGCCTATCATTTCGCCATCGTGGTCGCCGGATGGCACCAAGGTGGCGTATGTGTCGTTTGAAAAGAAAAAGCCCATCGTTTACGTGCAAAATCTGGTGACGCGCCAGCGCACCATCGTATCGAATGAAAAAGGCAGCAATTCTGCGCCCACCTGGAGCCCGGACGGTTCGCGCCTTGCCGTGGCCCTGTCGCGCGATGGCCATACCCAGGTCTATACCGTCAATGCCGACGGCAGCGGCTTGCGCCGCGTCAGCAACAGCAGCGGCATCGATACGGAACCGCAATTCTCGGCCGATGGACAAAGCATTTACTTCACCAGCGATCGCAGCGGCGGACCACAAATCTATCGCATGTCGGTCAGCGGCGGCGAAGCCAAGCGCGTGACGTTTGGCGGCTCCTACAACATCAGCCCGCGGATTTCATCCGATGGGAAGACTCTCGCTTATATTTCCCGTCGCGACGGCAATTTCCAGCTCTACGCGCTCGACCTGGCTAGTGGCCAGGAACTGCGTCTGTCGGACACCGCCAACGACGAATCACCGAGCTTTTCGCCCAACGGGAAATATATCATGTACGCGACCGAATCCGGACGACGCAAGTCGCTGGCAGTGGTATCGGTGGATGGCCGCGTCAAACAGCGTTTGACTACGCAAGCTGGCAATATCAAGGAGCCCACCTGGGGTCCTTTTATGAAGTAA
- the tolA gene encoding cell envelope integrity protein TolA: MQTKQIDHVLGKPYSVPRERSRWPSLGLALAMHLGLLFFLWVGVHWQNTEPVAVEAEVWDLKVQTAAPPPDVATEPEPTPAPPPEPQVEQPAPPPPPPVAAPEPKVDLREAEIALERKKAKLKEEKEKAAAEERRKQELKEREEEKRELEKQKQKEKDKAEKLEKEKADKLAKAKEAKEKEKAAEEKAEKELSDKKAAAEKAAKAKKAAEEKKAADKARAAEMSRITGAAGAGTTGTAEKATAPRKDSGYVAALTSKIKSNIAYSGSTDVPGNPRAVFKIEQLPTGEIISVRKIKSSGLPAYDSSVENAINKSSPLPKKKDGTVEREIELIFEMKDLPK, translated from the coding sequence TTGCAGACCAAACAAATCGACCATGTACTCGGCAAGCCCTACAGCGTGCCGCGCGAACGCAGCCGCTGGCCCTCGCTGGGCCTGGCGCTGGCGATGCACCTTGGCCTGCTGTTTTTCCTGTGGGTGGGCGTACACTGGCAAAATACGGAACCTGTCGCCGTCGAAGCGGAAGTATGGGACCTGAAAGTGCAGACGGCAGCGCCGCCGCCCGACGTGGCGACGGAACCGGAACCGACCCCGGCGCCGCCACCGGAACCGCAAGTGGAACAGCCGGCCCCGCCGCCACCGCCGCCGGTGGCAGCACCCGAGCCGAAGGTCGACCTGCGCGAGGCGGAGATCGCCCTGGAACGCAAGAAGGCCAAGCTGAAAGAAGAAAAAGAGAAAGCGGCAGCGGAAGAGCGCCGCAAGCAGGAACTGAAGGAACGCGAGGAAGAAAAGCGCGAACTGGAGAAACAGAAGCAGAAAGAAAAAGACAAGGCTGAAAAACTGGAAAAAGAAAAGGCCGACAAACTGGCGAAAGCCAAAGAAGCCAAAGAGAAAGAAAAAGCGGCGGAAGAAAAAGCCGAGAAAGAACTGTCCGATAAAAAAGCGGCGGCGGAAAAAGCCGCCAAAGCCAAGAAAGCGGCGGAAGAGAAAAAAGCCGCCGACAAGGCACGCGCCGCAGAAATGAGCCGCATCACGGGTGCGGCGGGCGCAGGCACAACGGGCACGGCCGAGAAAGCGACCGCGCCACGCAAGGACAGCGGCTATGTCGCTGCCCTGACGAGCAAGATCAAGAGCAATATCGCGTACAGCGGTAGCACGGACGTGCCGGGCAACCCGCGCGCCGTGTTCAAGATCGAGCAACTGCCAACTGGGGAAATTATTTCGGTCCGAAAGATTAAAAGTAGCGGCCTGCCGGCGTATGACAGCTCGGTGGAAAACGCCATTAATAAATCGTCGCCACTGCCGAAGAAAAAAGACGGCACCGTGGAACGCGAGATTGAACTCATATTCGAGATGAAGGATTTGCCTAAATGA
- a CDS encoding ExbD/TolR family protein, with translation MGSSFNSGGMRGGRGRKFKSEINVVPYIDVMLVLLIIFMVMPSSNNPSVVNLPNAERSAKPPDDYIQIVLKPNGSLSIGVIGKEQLSPETEPNRDALLRKLRGLHESNPDYPVMIAGDKESKYDDVIQLISEAKKMGITRVGLATK, from the coding sequence ATGGGTTCCTCATTCAATAGCGGCGGCATGCGCGGCGGCCGTGGCCGCAAGTTCAAGTCCGAGATCAACGTCGTGCCGTACATCGACGTGATGCTGGTGCTGCTGATCATCTTCATGGTCATGCCGTCGTCGAACAATCCCAGCGTGGTGAACTTGCCCAACGCGGAAAGGTCGGCGAAGCCGCCCGATGACTATATCCAGATCGTGCTCAAACCGAATGGTTCGCTGTCGATCGGCGTCATCGGCAAGGAACAGTTGTCGCCGGAAACGGAACCGAACCGCGACGCCCTGCTGCGCAAGCTGCGCGGTTTGCACGAGAGCAATCCCGACTATCCCGTGATGATTGCGGGCGACAAGGAAAGCAAGTACGACGATGTGATCCAGCTCATTTCGGAAGCGAAAAAAATGGGCATTACCCGCGTCGGCCTGGCCACCAAGTAA
- the tolQ gene encoding protein TolQ, giving the protein MNVTQDLSFLALITNAHLIVQLIMALLLLISLTSWTYIFRKMFAVRQARKQTIEFERSFWAGGNLHALHQNASGNRDQSGALARIFDAGMGEFIKGKASYGSREALDVGAVLDGARRAMRAAFQREMDVLESHLAFLASVGSVSPYIGLLGTVWGIMNAFRGLANVQQATLAAVAPGIAEALIATAIGLFAAIPAVVAYNRFSHDIDRLAIRFESFVEEFSNILQRQSR; this is encoded by the coding sequence ATGAACGTTACACAAGATCTTTCTTTCCTCGCGCTCATCACCAATGCCCATTTGATCGTGCAACTGATCATGGCCCTGCTGCTGCTGATTTCCCTGACCAGCTGGACCTACATTTTCCGCAAGATGTTTGCCGTGCGCCAGGCGCGCAAGCAAACCATCGAATTCGAACGCAGCTTCTGGGCCGGCGGCAACCTGCATGCGCTGCATCAAAACGCCAGCGGCAACCGCGACCAGAGCGGCGCGCTGGCCCGCATCTTCGACGCCGGCATGGGCGAATTCATCAAGGGCAAGGCATCCTACGGTTCGCGCGAAGCGCTGGACGTGGGCGCCGTGCTCGACGGTGCCCGCCGCGCCATGCGCGCCGCCTTCCAGCGTGAAATGGACGTGCTCGAATCGCATCTGGCCTTCCTCGCTTCCGTCGGCTCCGTCTCGCCCTACATCGGCCTGCTCGGTACCGTCTGGGGCATCATGAACGCCTTCCGCGGCCTGGCCAACGTGCAGCAAGCCACCCTGGCCGCCGTCGCGCCCGGCATTGCCGAAGCGCTGATCGCCACCGCCATCGGCCTGTTCGCGGCAATTCCCGCCGTCGTCGCCTACAACCGTTTTTCGCATGACATCGACCGCCTGGCGATCCGTTTCGAGAGCTTCGTCGAGGAATTCTCCAACATCTTGCAGCGCCAGTCGCGCTAA
- the ybgC gene encoding tol-pal system-associated acyl-CoA thioesterase, whose translation MPSVFIWNVRVYYEDTDAGGIVYYANYLKFFERARTEWLRAIDVGQQELLEQHDAMFVVKSVNADYHAPARLDDTVRLTLSIEKMGRASIVFLQQAWCGERLLNTARVKIGCVDSALRPRAVPDAVAARMRAA comes from the coding sequence ATGCCTTCAGTCTTTATCTGGAACGTACGTGTCTACTATGAAGACACCGACGCCGGCGGCATCGTCTATTACGCAAATTACCTGAAATTCTTCGAACGTGCGCGTACCGAATGGCTGCGCGCCATCGACGTGGGCCAGCAGGAGCTGCTGGAACAGCACGACGCGATGTTCGTTGTCAAAAGCGTCAACGCCGACTATCATGCGCCAGCCAGGCTCGATGACACGGTAAGATTAACCTTAAGCATAGAAAAGATGGGGCGCGCCTCCATCGTTTTCCTGCAACAAGCCTGGTGCGGCGAGCGCCTGCTGAACACGGCCCGCGTCAAGATCGGCTGCGTCGACTCGGCATTGCGCCCGCGCGCCGTGCCTGATGCAGTGGCGGCCCGCATGCGCGCCGCCTGA
- the glyA gene encoding serine hydroxymethyltransferase encodes MFAKDHTLANVDPELFAVIQKENTRQHDHIELIASENYTSPAVMEAQGSQLTNKYAEGYPGKRYYGGCEYVDVAEQLAIDRVKQLFGAECANVQPNSGSQANQGVFFAVLKPGDLIMGMSLAEGGHLTHGMPLNMSGKWFDVVSYGLTAEEDIDYEAMERLARERKPKLIIAGASAFSKKIDFERFGKIAKEVGAYFMVDMAHYAGLIAAGLYPNPVPFADFVTSTTHKSLRGPRGGIILMKAEHEKAINSAIFPGIQGGPLMHVIAGKAVAFKEALSPDFVEYQKQVVKNADVLAKTLIKRGLRIVSGGTESHVMLVDLRAKNLTGKEAEAILGSAHITCNKNGIPNDPQKPFVTSGIRLGSPAMTTRGFKEAQAEEVGNLIADVLDNPHDAATIERVKAAVKVLADAHPVYAA; translated from the coding sequence ATGTTTGCAAAAGATCACACCCTCGCCAACGTCGACCCTGAATTGTTCGCCGTCATTCAAAAAGAGAACACGCGCCAGCACGACCACATCGAACTGATCGCGTCGGAGAACTACACATCGCCGGCCGTAATGGAAGCGCAAGGCTCGCAGCTGACGAATAAATATGCCGAAGGCTATCCAGGCAAGCGCTACTACGGTGGCTGCGAATACGTCGACGTGGCCGAGCAACTGGCCATCGACCGTGTAAAACAGCTGTTCGGCGCCGAATGCGCGAATGTGCAGCCGAACTCCGGCTCGCAGGCGAACCAAGGCGTGTTCTTTGCCGTGCTGAAACCAGGCGACCTGATCATGGGTATGTCGCTGGCCGAAGGCGGCCACCTGACCCACGGCATGCCGCTGAACATGTCCGGTAAATGGTTCGACGTCGTATCGTATGGCTTGACGGCGGAAGAAGACATCGACTACGAGGCTATGGAGCGCCTGGCCCGCGAACGCAAGCCCAAGCTGATCATCGCCGGCGCGTCGGCGTTCTCGAAAAAGATCGACTTCGAGCGTTTCGGCAAGATCGCCAAGGAAGTGGGCGCCTACTTCATGGTCGACATGGCCCACTACGCCGGCTTGATCGCCGCCGGCCTGTACCCGAATCCGGTGCCGTTCGCCGACTTCGTCACCTCGACCACGCATAAGTCCTTGCGCGGCCCTCGCGGCGGCATCATCCTGATGAAGGCTGAACACGAAAAAGCCATCAACTCGGCCATCTTCCCTGGCATTCAGGGCGGCCCGCTGATGCACGTGATCGCCGGCAAGGCCGTCGCCTTCAAGGAAGCGCTGAGCCCTGACTTCGTTGAATACCAGAAGCAAGTGGTCAAGAACGCCGACGTTCTGGCGAAAACCCTGATCAAGCGCGGCCTGCGCATCGTTTCCGGCGGCACCGAATCGCACGTCATGCTGGTCGACCTGCGCGCCAAGAACCTGACGGGCAAGGAAGCCGAAGCCATCCTCGGTTCCGCGCACATCACCTGCAACAAGAACGGCATCCCGAACGATCCGCAAAAACCTTTCGTCACCTCGGGCATCCGCCTGGGCAGCCCGGCGATGACGACGCGCGGTTTCAAGGAAGCGCAAGCGGAAGAAGTGGGCAACCTGATCGCCGACGTGCTGGACAATCCGCATGACGCCGCCACCATCGAGCGCGTGAAAGCGGCCGTGAAAGTGCTGGCCGATGCACACCCGGTGTACGCCGCGTAA
- the nrdR gene encoding transcriptional regulator NrdR, which yields MKCPFCQHGDTQVLDTRVSEDGDAIRRRRRCGKCDKRFTTYERIELIMPAVVKKNGSRTEFAADKLRGSLMLALRKRPVAAASVDTAIASIQEKLLTSGLREVDSGYIGELVMQELKRLDKIAYIRFASVYKNFEDLAEFQDAIAEVGQARGKP from the coding sequence ATGAAATGTCCATTTTGCCAGCACGGCGACACCCAGGTCCTCGATACGCGCGTATCGGAGGACGGGGATGCCATTCGGCGGCGCCGCCGTTGCGGTAAATGCGACAAGCGCTTCACCACCTACGAACGCATTGAACTTATCATGCCGGCCGTCGTCAAAAAGAATGGCAGCCGGACGGAGTTCGCTGCGGATAAGTTGCGCGGCAGTTTGATGCTGGCCTTGCGCAAGCGTCCCGTCGCGGCCGCCTCCGTGGATACGGCCATCGCTTCCATCCAGGAAAAATTGCTGACCAGCGGCTTGCGCGAAGTCGATTCCGGCTATATCGGCGAACTCGTCATGCAGGAACTCAAGCGCCTGGACAAGATCGCCTACATCCGCTTCGCCTCCGTCTACAAGAATTTCGAAGACCTGGCCGAGTTCCAGGATGCGATTGCCGAAGTGGGACAGGCGCGCGGCAAGCCCTGA
- the pilV gene encoding type IV pilus modification protein PilV, producing the protein MHSGTRGPMDGSSLVEVLVSLLLLALGLLGASILQLSSLRARHESALLSAGVQLAAGMAERMRANSVLMHGPDAGNPYLSVAYAAEDGAEAGGGAPGCFGAAVCSAAELAQFDIAEWKQQLQSALPGARLHICRDLAAWDAAAQGLHWACSGGKGAPIVIKLGWRGRQADGSPAVNAAGESLPRLAFQLGGGGA; encoded by the coding sequence ATGCACAGTGGCACGCGTGGTCCCATGGATGGCAGCAGTCTTGTCGAGGTGCTGGTATCGCTGCTGCTGTTGGCGTTGGGCTTGCTGGGCGCCAGCATCCTGCAACTGAGTTCCCTGCGCGCGCGCCATGAGTCGGCGCTGTTGTCGGCGGGTGTGCAACTGGCCGCCGGCATGGCCGAACGCATGCGGGCGAACAGCGTGCTCATGCATGGCCCCGATGCGGGTAATCCCTACCTGAGCGTTGCCTACGCGGCGGAGGACGGCGCCGAGGCTGGCGGCGGCGCGCCCGGCTGCTTCGGCGCCGCCGTCTGCAGCGCGGCCGAGCTGGCGCAATTCGACATCGCCGAATGGAAACAGCAGCTGCAGTCGGCCTTGCCTGGCGCGCGGCTGCATATCTGCCGCGACCTTGCCGCGTGGGATGCCGCCGCCCAGGGTTTGCACTGGGCGTGCAGCGGCGGCAAGGGCGCGCCCATCGTCATCAAGCTGGGCTGGCGCGGCAGGCAGGCCGATGGATCACCCGCCGTGAATGCGGCAGGCGAATCGTTGCCCAGGCTGGCATTCCAGCTTGGGGGAGGCGGCGCATGA
- a CDS encoding PilW family protein: MNTVLRGHRGISLLELLVALSLGALLMLAASTVLLASSGSYGEQSASARLDDNGRYALDTIARAVRQTAYVNWDSSAAPVAHADYDSASIAGLDARSLGKDSEGISGALPDAVQGSDVLALRYYGAGKEEGGDGSVLNCAGFAVGAAQTEAQRGWSIFYVAQGADGEGELRCKYRGANGWGADAIIRGVDSFQVLYGLDTDTPPDGVANRYVNASALDSDDAALVLAGADAAARQRDFYRRTHWKRVASVRVVLLLHGEAGQVDKMAELGPAQFDLFGKAYAEAHGAGDTGVRIARAALPAATRSRLRQLVQTSIMLRNGPA, from the coding sequence ATGAACACTGTCTTGCGCGGGCATCGAGGCATAAGCCTGCTTGAATTGCTGGTGGCCCTGTCGCTGGGCGCGCTGTTGATGCTGGCGGCCAGTACCGTGCTGCTGGCTTCCAGCGGCAGTTATGGTGAGCAGTCCGCCAGCGCGCGCCTGGATGACAATGGCCGCTATGCACTCGACACCATCGCCCGCGCCGTGCGCCAGACAGCGTATGTGAACTGGGACAGCAGCGCCGCGCCCGTCGCCCATGCGGATTACGACAGCGCGAGTATCGCCGGGCTCGACGCGCGTAGCCTGGGCAAGGACAGCGAAGGCATCAGCGGCGCGTTGCCCGACGCCGTGCAGGGCAGCGACGTGCTGGCCCTGCGCTATTACGGCGCCGGCAAGGAGGAGGGCGGCGACGGATCCGTGCTCAATTGCGCCGGCTTCGCCGTGGGCGCCGCGCAAACGGAGGCGCAGCGGGGCTGGAGCATTTTCTATGTGGCCCAGGGAGCCGATGGCGAAGGCGAGCTGCGTTGCAAATATCGCGGCGCGAACGGCTGGGGCGCGGACGCCATCATCCGCGGCGTCGACAGTTTCCAGGTGCTGTATGGCCTCGATACGGATACGCCACCCGACGGCGTGGCGAACCGCTATGTCAACGCCAGCGCGCTTGACTCCGACGATGCGGCGCTGGTACTGGCGGGCGCGGATGCGGCCGCGCGCCAGCGCGATTTTTACCGGCGCACGCACTGGAAGCGCGTGGCCAGCGTGCGCGTGGTGCTGCTGTTGCATGGCGAGGCGGGCCAGGTGGACAAGATGGCGGAACTGGGACCGGCGCAGTTCGACCTGTTCGGCAAGGCGTATGCCGAAGCGCACGGCGCCGGCGACACGGGCGTGCGCATCGCGCGCGCGGCCTTGCCCGCAGCAACGCGCTCCAGGCTGCGGCAACTGGTGCAGACAAGCATCATGCTGCGTAACGGGCCGGCATAG
- a CDS encoding PilX N-terminal domain-containing pilus assembly protein, with protein sequence MGVRCCPGCYIPGAQGRGATMVYVLCLLVIILLLGISAAQMALQGEKAARGERDRQIAFQAAEEALVDAQNDIEGLPGAPGRASLFAPGSAAGFAAGCGEGGALGLCLPAPEDAPALWLSMDLDGADAGSRAVPYGQFTGAVMQTGQGFLPSRRPRYLIELLPFHPPGAQAAAVAGGLATESYVYRITAMGFGAQESTQVVLQSYYRKEAAGAGP encoded by the coding sequence ATGGGCGTCCGTTGTTGTCCTGGCTGCTACATTCCGGGCGCGCAAGGGCGTGGCGCCACCATGGTGTATGTGCTGTGCCTGCTTGTGATCATCTTGCTGCTGGGCATATCGGCGGCGCAGATGGCCTTGCAGGGCGAAAAGGCGGCACGCGGCGAGCGTGACCGGCAGATCGCGTTTCAGGCGGCGGAGGAGGCATTGGTGGATGCGCAAAACGATATCGAAGGCTTGCCTGGCGCGCCGGGCCGGGCAAGCCTCTTTGCGCCGGGCAGTGCGGCAGGGTTTGCCGCCGGCTGCGGCGAAGGGGGCGCACTGGGCCTGTGCCTGCCCGCGCCCGAGGATGCGCCGGCGCTCTGGCTGAGCATGGACCTCGATGGCGCGGACGCTGGAAGCCGTGCGGTACCGTATGGCCAGTTTACGGGCGCGGTCATGCAGACGGGGCAGGGTTTCCTGCCGTCGCGCCGGCCCCGCTACCTCATCGAACTGCTGCCGTTCCACCCTCCCGGCGCACAGGCAGCGGCAGTGGCCGGCGGCCTGGCCACGGAAAGCTATGTGTACCGCATCACGGCCATGGGGTTTGGCGCGCAGGAAAGCACGCAAGTCGTGCTGCAAAGCTACTACCGCAAAGAGGCGGCGGGAGCGGGGCCATGA